ACTGAAGATCTCCTTGAAAACTTAGGAAGGTAATGTGGGTGCAATATTTGTTTCGTGTACGTGATTTGATTACATACATACCTTCTAACACAGACCCCATCTTAATAGGATGGTTTTCCTACGACCCAAAGAGAAATAAAATCGCCACACAACACTATCTTCCTTCTTTCCGTCAAAGTGGAACCTAACCGTCTTGTGTTACTTCCGGATATGCCTGTGTAGTTTAAGCACACGATTAGTTCATAAATTTACTCGTGTTCTATCAAACTTGATATGATGAAAGCCTATAAACGGGTAGAATGACATTATTCAGAGGCTATGCTACTCAACCTTGGTTTTGGCATCGATTTTGTCCGTTTGATTATGAAGTGTGTCACGCTTGGTCAGGTTCACTATTTATATGAATGGAGAATTGTTAGTGCAACCAACACTGTATATAAAGCAACCGAAAAAAAGTTCCCCCCGCTTTGTATACAAAGCAACCAACACTGTATAGAGACCATTGTTGGTGCGAACAGCACATCaagccaaaaaaataaaaaataaaacaaatcccAACAGCGTTAGCTCGACAAAGAGCGGATGATCCGCCACTATTGCGCCTTCCGGAGACAAACCACCATAGCCCGAGGCTCCGATCCGCCGCATGCCAagcaacacctccaagaagggatGCGACGGCGACGACACTGCTGTCTGGAcgagtcctagggtttcccccggcacGTGGAAGGAGGTAGGGGATGGCTACCACCGACACCCTCCACGAAGGAATGGTGGCACCCGCCGGTGTCACCGCATCGGAGCCGGACGAACCTTCAAGGATTTCTCCCGCACTCCACACCCCATCGTCCAATCGGAGTCGACCAGCCAAACCACCGCCAAACCCCACGGGCCAGCACGGCTGCGCCACCATCCACGCAGTCTCACCGCGAACACCAACGCGAGGCCAAGGAGACCGGAGAGTTGGGCCAAACGATGGAGCAGTAGCCCCAAAACTAAGAGggaggagatccacctccaccgctGACGTGCAGAAGGCTCGCACCTCCGACACCACCATGGTCATCGACCGGACGCAGCAGCAGGGCATACCAGGCCACCCCTGGCCCGGCCAGGTCCGAAACGGGTCCGCTAAGCCCTGTCGGCCATGCTGCAGCGTGGTGGCAACGGCGCCGCCAGCACCCAGTCGCTCATCGCTGCTCCCCCATCTCCCAAAACTTCCGCCGCAGACCCGCTTAGCCGTTGGCCCGCCCTAGCCCAGATCTGGGCCGAGAGGCCGCCGCCAACGACGTAGCCGCCGCCCAGTCGTCCGCCCATACCGCGCCAGGGAGCCCCGCCGCCTAGGAGCATCCCCTAGTACAGCTTCTCCCCGCGTCGGAGAGCCACCGGGAAGGGAAGGGCAAGGAGCTGCCGCCACCAGCGAACCCGGGGCCAGGTCAGTCGCGGGTGCTAGCGACGACGACGGAGAGGATAGGAAGAGGACGGGGCTAGAGGAAGGGGGAGGTTGGCCGCGGCCAATCGCCCGGCGGGGCAACGCGGTCGCGGGAGCGGGGAGGGAGCGGAGCCCCttccacagggttaagcaaggtgACCCGATGCTCCCCTTTTTGTTTCTGTTATGCGTAGGAGGTTGAACCTCTCTTTTCAATCATTTTGTAAAGAATTTTGTGGATAGGAATTTGGGTGGCATACAGATCGTCATGGTGAATCATCTACTTTTTATCGATGATAatctcatcttcattagtgcagctgaTTAAAGTGCAGATAGGTTGTATCAAATATTGCAAATATACGTTGATTGCTATGGGTGAAGTGTTAACAAATAAAAAGGTTTAGTTTTCTTCACCACCAATACCGCGGTCGTGGAATGGGCTAGGATGAAGCATAGACTTTGTATTGCAGTTGAAGCCTTTAGCGGAAGATATCGTGGTCCTCCTACCGAGTGTACGTTTGATCAAATATGTGAATAAGAATTGGACTTACTATTTGTTGTTATGGATCCATATTTTTTCATGTAGCTTGAAAATAAAATTACTCATTCCAAAGAATTTAAAGAATATATATATTTGCATGGTAAATTTAaagaatctatacctaataataaatagGCTATTGCTTCTGTCGGAAAACCTATCACGatatttttataaataaaaacctgtaatttttgttattcaacccgtaaTTCAAAACCATTTTGTTCATGAACGACACAAGCGCACCCGGCCCAAGGGCACCTAATAATAATTCAAAACGAGCGTCGTTCACCGCATGATCTCGCCTCGCTTGACCAGTTTCGAACAAGGACTCTGCACGAGCCTCGAAGCATCACGGCCCGATCCATAACTATATAAATTAACACCAGTCAATATATCAAGCCTCGAAACTCCTCGCTACCGAAATCGTATGTCGCTCCCTAGGCAACTGCGCGTTCAGCCGCGCTCATCTTCCTCCCCATCGGCTATAGGTGAGGCAGTCCTGAAATCTTAAAAAAAGATCATTGGTGCGACTCCACGCCACCGAGCTCGCTTTTCCACCATTTTTTTTTCTCATCTTCTCTTTTAATATGTTTTTTCTATCGTGCCTACTATTTTTCGTAGGTGTTGGGCAGAAAGGTTATGCATGGACGGATTATCAAGATACTACTATATCTCGACCCAAGATCATCACGTTTGAGAGGTGGGTGTTTCGGACACACAAAGACAAAAATGAGCTTTAGTTGCACAGTTTAATGTTTAAATTCGAAGTTGTTTGTTTAAAATCCATACTAAAATGCGAAGAGTCTTGCCTATAAAATAATTGTATTTTACGCataaaaaaataaatattttcttcccgttgcaacacacgggcaTTGTGCTAGTATATATAACGCACCTACATGTATATGTGATACAAAATGTAGAATGTGCTTTTTAGGGTAAAATGTACATCCATTGTCGGAAATAGCTTTTGGAGGCCGAGCTGCATGAAGgccttcaaatgcaaactttaaatTCCTGTGAAAATTCGTATTTAACgtttaaaaaattctaaaaagaATACATAGATAGATGAATACATAATatacaagtgtgtaaatttttagaGCTAAATACCTTAAGACGGATGTTATACAAAAAGGTCAAATCTaaagctttttaacacatgatactatttaTCATTCTATattatgaatttgtctttttacaTGTCGTGTTTCAAAATAATTTGGCTTGAAATTTTACACAGACATGGATCACAACCTTATTTAGTTGTATAATTTTTCCTGATTTTTTAAAACCGAAATTTTgatatttatttttttaaatgtcGGTCTTCATGGAGGTTGAGTGACAAAACACCATTCTCATCCATTGTAGACTTGAGGTCAACTCCAACCCGCGACCCCATCCTTGTTTGTCCGTGTTCGTTTGGGAAAAACGTAGACCCAACGGAAAGCCCAAATGAACAACTCTCGCAGTTGGTTTTCCAAACTTGCGCCACAAATGCTCGCGGACGGACAGAAACGGACGCTCACGTCCGCCCGTGTCCTGGTTGGTCTCAGAAAATAGAGACACATGGCACTTACTTCACGACCCGTGCGACCAGAGAGAAGACGCCGCCGCTCCGTTGAGGCCACCGATGCAGTGCCCTGTCGTAGTCTGCCTGCCCACGGATCCGTCCGCGGGCAGgcaagcagcaggacgcgctggcGCAAGCGGTCGGCGAGGCTCGCAGGCGCGAGCAGGCTGGCGAGCACGCAACGCGCCCGGGGTGGGCGGCGCAAGCAGCAACACAGCACGGGGCAGATGCCAGCAACAGCAACGCGCGTGGCGGACGACGCGAGCAGGTAAGGGCAAGCGTGAGCGGGCGGCTGGCGCGGCTAGGGGCAAGCACGGCACGAGGCGCCCAAGCAGCAGCGAGCGAGCGGCTGATGTTGCGCAGGGCAGGCGAGCAGCAACGCGGGGCAAACGCGTGCATGCAACGGCAAGCAGGCAGGCGCGGCATGGGGCGCCCAGGCAGCAACAACGAACAGACTCAGATCGAGTCTATGTTGGAATTACGGGTCCTGCAACTATATTCAAATAATAGGAATTGCTAATATTTGAAATACCTCAGTATGGAATCATACATGTATTTATACATGAAATTACTTTACATGATTATCATGGAATTATTACTTGTTGGAATACTTAAGTATATACTTTAGGAAGCTGGTCAATTATCAGCGGaatacaatatattttatatattggAAAGACTACCCGGGTACGCTGATAATTGGAAGAAGCTAGATCGTGTAATTAGATTACGGCCCTAATATTGATCTACATAATTAGAGGAATTTATACTCTGTTATGATGCGTTGCTCACAAGCGCGTGCTTCGGGGACTCGACGGATAGGATCCGCTAACAGACAAATTATATCGTGGTTGGTAGTTTGATCTGGACTCTATCCGGAAACTAGTTTAAAGACTAGGAATCTTATAACTGTAAAAGAGGTGGACTCTTTGGAAACGCAGTATAAGAAGGTCCCTACCCCCTAGCCTCAGATATGCGATTGTGAGCGGCACCACAGATAAGCGTAGAGGAATAGGGGTAGACCACAAACCCTAAATTTCTAACCGTCTACACATACCCCCACCATTTCTACTGTAGAAAAAATCCGGCATCGCGTCGGCGCCTAGGCCGAGATGAGTAGCCTCCGCCGCCACGACCCCTCGCCGGCGTTGCCGccgctggaggacgacgacctccTCTCCGagatcctcctccgcctccccccACAGCCGTCCTCCCTCCCCCGCGCATCCCTCGTCTGCAAGCGCTGGCGCGGCATCGTCTCCGATCCAGGCttctgccgccgccaccgccgcaacCCTCCCCTCCTCGGTTTCTTCCAAGTAGACAACGGGTTCTCCTTCGTACCTTCCCTCAAGGCCCCGGATCGTGTCTCGCCCGAACGCTTCTCCTTGCAACATGAAGATCGTGACGGACACTTCGTCTCCTTCGGATGCCGCCATGGCCTCGTGCTCGTCTTCCTTGGGAAGCGTCTCGAGCTCCTTGTGTGGGACCCCGTCACCGGCGAGCAGCACCGCATTGCCTTCCCCCCAGGGTTCGACATGGATGAATATTCCATCAGCGGGGCGGTGCTTCGCTCTGCCGGAGACGTCAACCACTTCCAGGTGGCCTTGGTTGGCAGCAGTGAGAGACAAATTACGCAAGCGGTTGCCTACGTTTACTCGTCGGAATCCGGTATATGGGGCATTCTTATCACAACACCGCTTCAATCTGAGGATCGCACCATGATTTCTATGACCCAGCCTGCTGTGCTGGCTGGGGGTTCTCTTTACTGGTTGCTTGCTGGGAGTTCGGTTGGGATCCTTGAATTTGATATGGATAGGCAAAGACTAACTGTGATACCTATGCCAGTAAATGACCTCAGGTTTTTTCAGTTGTCGCTGATACGGGCAGATGGCGGTGGAATTGGTCTCCTCGTTTTATCAGGCTTCAGCACCCAATTTTGGAACAGAAGGGCCAATTCTGATGGTGTTGCTTCATGGGTGTTGGGAAGAACCATTGGAAATGACCAGCTACTTCACTTGGAAGCAGAGGAAATGGGGAGCCAAATAATACTAGGGTTTGCTGAGGAAAATAATGTGGTTCTCTTGTGGACAATTGACGGTCTTGTCATGTTACAGGTTGAGTCACTACAGTTTGAGAAAGTCTTGGGAACCAACATCATCACTTACTATCACTCATTCGAAAGTGTCTATACTGCAGGTAATATCATAATTTATGCCATGGGTATAATAAAACCAAGTTATTTTTTGATAATTGTTTGATGTAATACCGTGCACACACTTTCTTGTTAAGCTATCAATTTTAAGTAGTGTCATATCAGGTTTTTTTTGCGGCTTGATGACCTTTCAACATATAGCGATGCAGTGTTCTGTTTTGAGGCTTGCATGCCACGGATGTAATGATTATGATCTAGAAAATATCTTTTAGTGTTATGTGTATTTATCTTACGTTCTGTAGCCAGGCAGTGGGCATTGGCCTAATGTTAACTTCACTCAGTAATGTTTATGGTTGAAGTCAGAGCTAGCAAACTGTATTTATCACTTTATTATATAAATACCCATGAAGTCAGAGCTAGCAAACTGTATTTATCACTTTATTATATAAATACCCATGCATACAATAAAACAATGAATACCAAGATTtgcaaattatttgtgttataatTGAACAAAATTTGACTCTTGCCTGAGTATTGACATCTGCAGGAACTGAATGGTTTTAGTGCATAGCTGCAGTCCAGTTTTTCTCTCAAAATAAGACAACATAATATTGTGAAGTTGAAGATAACTACATGACTCAATAGATACATTGGAAGCTTAAAGATAGCTCTGATTCTTCCATTCAATATTGTTATCTCATTCTACAAATCTTAAACTCATAATGATGAATTTATTTGAAATATacaaatgatttttcattttatcACTTTTATGAGGGTCACTGCTGCGAGTAGCAAGTCATTTTCTACCAGAGAAAACTAATAAATTCATTTCCTTTTAGGCTAAATTTACTCGAAGATTATATTTCTATATTTCCAATATGGCGGGGAATGAGCGTAATAATTCTGGATAACTGTCTCTTCTGACAAGCTAATAGTCTGAGTGTGCgtctttttcatttttatgataATCAGTCTTTActcttttttttttggaatattcatTAAATTTGACAGGAGGTCTGTTTTTTTTATCTTTCCTTCATGCTGCCTCAAACTGTATCTAAATATCTTGAAATGTCCTTGTATCTGTTTGGCTTTTTGTTGGAATGTCGTTGGTTGTTTGACCTTTTATGCTTGCAGAAACATCCATTGGTGGTGGACATGATGGAGCTGATCTTTTGTACACATAAGATTCTTGTCCGGTTAGATATGCTATTGTGATGCGTTGAGCAGGTAAGCTTATCTTCTGCAAGCAGGTTCAGGCACTTGAACTCTTCTTAAACAAAATATATTGCTTTCCTTTTTTACTGCCATTTCTCAAGCACAAGAGAGGATCCAGGTTTtctctacgacactttgcttagcTGTTGCTCATCTGGCCACCTGCAACGCCCTCCTGTCAGGCTACATATTTGATCTTTTCTGGACACCATGCTTTCTCATCCCTTCATTAGCAGCTCTCCATTCTCTTCCTCATGCCTTCACCCACCTACCTTCTCTGATGTTCTGCCCCCTCTCTATTGGATGTGCTCTTTCACTTTCCTTCCTTGTTCATCGACCTGCCTTCTTTTCAGTTACCTTCTCCTTAATACTCTCCCAGTTCTGTTAGACAGGTTCTCCCTCTAGCTCCTCTGCTGACTGCTGACTTAGGACCCTTCCCTTTTTTGTGCATTTGTTTGTGTCTGCTCGTAGATGagaatgatgccatgtttagcggTCGCATAAATAAATACATCATATTTCACGTGCTTCATGGAAGCTCTTTTGTTCCTCTTCTACCACATGCCACATTGAATTTGATTATTTTTCATCGTTATGGATATATCAAGTCATAGTTTTATTTGTATGTTGTTCCCTCTCATTTGCTGTGTATGTTCTTTGTTTATACAGATTTATAGCTATGCCATTTGCCTGTTTCACATTGGTGATATGATATTTGGGATCATTACAGACTATTATGATACTTGAAGAGCATGCTCTCAGTAAATACTAGGACTATTTATCATTTTGCTTGCAGTTGTTACAGTTTTATGGACAATTGTTCTAATGCCAACTGGTTTGCTTAAATATTTTCTCAGCATATCTCTCAATGTTTTTCTAACTGGCATATGTAACTGCCAGTTATCCAACTATTTGTAATAATGGTTTGTGGGCAGTATGTTTTCTCCACATTTGGTCATGTTAGGTGTTCAATACTTCATATTAAATGCATGATCAAAATGGCCAGATTCACCATAAATGCTACTTTTATCATGAATTGCATCTTGCACTAACATTTATCATTAGAAGTGTTGGCCAAGGTATTGTTTCGATGTTGTACAGATTTAAAATTAAAAAGAATGAAATATATTGTAGATTGAATGGAAGTGTATCTACTGATAAGAAAAGTACGACTACGAGCTGAGCTGGAAACCAGACGTTCCTCCTTTTCTACCCCATGACCCTCATATGCATATCAAAACAAAAGAACTGTTTTAAATGATTTGATAAGCTAAACTGTTCAGAATTGGCCTCTGATGGACTTCTTTAAACAACCAACTTTTAGCCTCTACTAAGATGGAATGCGGCCAAAAACATGATGGTGGCAATAGAATTTCTTGGTGTGCCAGTATTCTACAAATTACCTATTGCTTCTCTATGTTTGTATTGCTGGCATTGTGTTAATGCTGAGAAGATCCAAATTTGGAGGTTTTGGTAGAAGTCCACAATATTAGTGAATCCAACGTTTACTGTTTGGATCATACAAAAAATCGGCGATGTAACTTTAGTAGCTTTTGGATGAATGACTTGTACAGATTGGTTTGACCGATGAACTGGAATTACATTCCGGTGGCAGATGCAGAGATGGCTTTTCTGCTGTAGGATTTTTCTTTTTATATGCTATGCAGGTCTTCTGTAAACATGAGTCAACTGGCATGAAGACACATATAGTTGGTGTTGGTCCTGTCACTTAACCTCCTTTCATTTATTTTTGCAAGCGTTGAGGCAAGCTAAAGTCTTGTGTCCCATGTAGTGTGGTCGAGATTGCAACTTCTAATCTCTGCTTAAACTTTGTTCCGTGATGTGCGTGCATGCGCCTGGGTTTGTACTATTAGATATAAATGTGTATGTCGAAAAGATAGCAATGCTGTGGTAATGCTATTAAGATTTGAATTTGTACCATGATCAACACACAGTTTTCAGGATCTCATCACTCTTGGCAATCCCTTGTATTGTTACCAGAATGCCCAGGATGCGAGTTGTGTTGGATTTGTTGTTTGTCGAAAAGGATGTGGAAAGTTTCTGTTCGGTTTCTGCGAACTGCAGCTCTATGGCTTAGCAATCCCTTAACTGTGAACATGCTGCATGTGTCTCTGCTGATGGTGTTCCATTTTCCCTTAAATATGAAGCTGCTGCATGCGTTGATGCAGAAACAAAACTGAATGCCTTTTTTTCTCAATAAAAAAAAATATGTTTCTGCTTCAGGTGAATTCAAAATAAGTAGTATCTCATCTGCTAGTTAGTTTAGTttgcatctactccctccgtttcaaaatataagaccttttagagatttcattagaagattacatacggagcaaaatgagtgaatctacactttagaatatgtctatgtacatccgtatgtagtttataatgcaatctctaaaaggtcttatatttaggaacggatggagtagcaGCCAAATGTTCCCCAGGTTTGTGGTTTGAAAGGTTAAATTGTCTGCAACAACATTTTGAGCATGGTCACGCTATAGTTTGACATGTTTTTGCTGCAAGACTTCTGAACAATCTTGCTCATTACCTTCCAACTTCACCTTGTCCAGTTTAGCACCACCATCACATAGCAAAGATTCAGTTCTCTGCAGCTTGGTGGGAACATAAGATGGGTGGCTGAAATTGAGTACCTTGTTTGTTTCAGTGAGCAAAGAGCAAGGGAAATTTTCAGACGATAGAAGAGAGAATTTCATACAAATAAACTtacttaatactccctccgtccggaattacttgtcacaaaaatgatacaaatgaatgtatctagaactaaaatacatctagatccaTCCATTCCTACGACAAGTGGAATTACTTGTCACAAAAATAAtacaaatgaatgtatctaaaactaaaatacatctagatacatccattcctacgacaagtatttccggacaaaGGGAGTACTAGTAGCAAACGTTCAGCAGGTGGCAAGCATTCACAAGATCAATTGCAGAGGGCCATATGTAGAACAAGAGAATTGCTAAGATTCCCACAGAAATCAGAGATACAATGCCGCTCTTGCTCGACGAATCTGACAAAAGGGCAGCTACCTACAGactagtcatcttgtccatgagaaATGGAACAGAGTACACACTGGCTAGGGCCATGGGGACGGCTACTCTTTGGTGGCCGcggtcttcttcttgggagaCTTGGTGGCGGCCTTCTTCTTGGGCGACTTGGTGGCCTCCTTCTCGGCGGCAGCGGGGGACTTCTTGGGGAGCAGCACGGAGTTGATGTTGGGGATGACGCCGCCGTGGGCGATGGTGACGCCGGCGAGCAGCCTGCCGAGCTCCTGGTCGTTGCGGACGGCGAGCAGCAGGTGGCGCGGGATGATGCGTGTCTTCTTGTTGTCCTTGGCGGCGTTGCCGGCGAGCTCCAGCAGCTGCGATTCATTCAACCAAAAACGTAATCAGACATCTGTCCAGCACAAGAAGAACAGCGCAGAGCAGAGCAGACGCTGGAGGACAGCGAGAAGATCTGCGTATACCTCGGCGGCGAGGTACTCGAGGACGGCGGCGAGGTAGACGGGGGCGCCGGAGCCGACGCGCTGCGCGTAGCGGCCCTTCTTGAGGTAGCGCCCGATGCGGCCGACGGGGAACTGGAGCCCGGCCTTCACGGAGCGGGTCACCGCCTTCTTCCTCTCGCCGCCCTTCCTTCCGGCCATCTTCTTGCTGCTTCTCCGGCGAACGGCAAACCACTCGAGGTGTGGGGAGCCGGTGCTGGATTGGGATTACTGCGcgctgctctgctctgctctgaGTTTGTGGGTTGGGACGGCGCAGGGGGCGCGGGTTTTATTGGGGGGAAGGAAGTTCgccggaggggggggggtcgATCCGCGTGAGCACCGGATGGACCAATCAGAGCGCAGGGATTTTCTATTACAAACACTTCAACGACCTTTGTCGATTTTCTATTGCAAATCTGTATTGAAatttgctactccctccgtccggaaatatctatcctaaaaatgtatataattgatgtatctataattaaaataagtctagatatattcatctctagaacaagtattttcggacagaGGTAGTAGaattctaattttgttgtttggtTGTGGATAGTAGTTGGAATTAAGTGCATCTCCAACGCTCACCTGCAGATTTATTTCGGCATTTGTTCTCAAAAAGGGGGCCAGTTAGTGGACACTGATACCAAAGGCGATCATTCAACATTGCTCACATATACTTCAACCTGTTTGAATTAACCGGACGAGTTCATGCAAACACGATGAATTTTCATATAAAATGAACAAGATTCATTACATCTCGAACATttttcataaaaaacaaatgaaaTTCATTACATTTTTCATATAAATCACACTACCCAA
This genomic stretch from Hordeum vulgare subsp. vulgare chromosome 6H, MorexV3_pseudomolecules_assembly, whole genome shotgun sequence harbors:
- the LOC123401489 gene encoding protein H2A.6 is translated as MAGRKGGERKKAVTRSVKAGLQFPVGRIGRYLKKGRYAQRVGSGAPVYLAAVLEYLAAELLELAGNAAKDNKKTRIIPRHLLLAVRNDQELGRLLAGVTIAHGGVIPNINSVLLPKKSPAAAEKEATKSPKKKAATKSPKKKTAATKE
- the LOC123401488 gene encoding putative F-box protein At3g16210 isoform X2, with the translated sequence MSSLRRHDPSPALPPLEDDDLLSEILLRLPPQPSSLPRASLVCKRWRGIVSDPGFCRRHRRNPPLLGFFQVDNGFSFVPSLKAPDRVSPERFSLQHEDRDGHFVSFGCRHGLVLVFLGKRLELLVWDPVTGEQHRIAFPPGFDMDEYSISGAVLRSAGDVNHFQVALVGSSERQITQAVAYVYSSESGIWGILITTPLQSEDRTMISMTQPAVLAGGSLYWLLAGSSVGILEFDMDRQRLTVIPMPVNDLRFFQLSLIRADGGGIGLLVLSGFSTQFWNRRANSDGVASWVLGRTIGNDQLLHLEAEEMGSQIILGFAEENNVVLLWTIDGLVMLQVESLQFEKVLGTNIITYYHSFESVYTAG
- the LOC123401488 gene encoding putative F-box protein At3g16210 isoform X1, with the translated sequence MSSLRRHDPSPALPPLEDDDLLSEILLRLPPQPSSLPRASLVCKRWRGIVSDPGFCRRHRRNPPLLGFFQVDNGFSFVPSLKAPDRVSPERFSLQHEDRDGHFVSFGCRHGLVLVFLGKRLELLVWDPVTGEQHRIAFPPGFDMDEYSISGAVLRSAGDVNHFQVALVGSSERQITQAVAYVYSSESGIWGILITTPLQSEDRTMISMTQPAVLAGGSLYWLLAGSSVGILEFDMDRQRLTVIPMPVNDLRFFQLSLIRADGGGIGLLVLSGFSTQFWNRRANSDGVASWVLGRTIGNDQLLHLEAEEMGSQIILGFAEENNVVLLWTIDGLVMLQVESLQFEKVLGTNIITYYHSFESVYTAETSIGGGHDGADLLYT